In Nostoc sp. GT001, a genomic segment contains:
- a CDS encoding alanine--glyoxylate aminotransferase family protein: MNDKLMLMIPGPTPVPEAALLALAKHPIGHRTSEFSNILAEVTENLKWLHQTQSDVLMLNVSGTGAVEAGIINFLSPGDRILVGSNGKFGERWVEVGQAYGLNVEEVKVEWGKPLDPAVFAEKLQADTQKQIKAVIITHSETSTGVLNDLETINRHVKEHGEALIIVDAVTSLGAFNLPVDAWGLDIVASGSQKGYMIPPGLGFVSVSAKAWEAYKTAKLPKYYLDLGKYRKATAKNTTPFTPPVNLIVALHTTLRMMKEEGLESIFARHERLKNATRAAIQGLNLPLFAADSSASPAITAVAPQGIEPDKIRSLMKKRFDIALAGGQDHLSNKIFRIGHLGFVSDRDILSCIASLEVILTELGYEDFTPGSGIAAAVKVFSQS, encoded by the coding sequence ATGAACGATAAGCTGATGCTGATGATTCCAGGCCCTACACCGGTACCAGAAGCTGCCTTACTGGCATTAGCCAAGCATCCGATTGGACACCGTACTAGTGAATTTAGCAACATATTGGCAGAGGTGACAGAAAACCTGAAGTGGCTGCACCAAACTCAAAGTGATGTGCTGATGCTGAATGTCAGTGGTACGGGTGCTGTAGAAGCGGGAATAATTAATTTTCTCTCTCCAGGTGATCGCATTTTAGTTGGTTCTAATGGTAAATTTGGTGAACGCTGGGTAGAAGTTGGCCAAGCCTACGGTTTGAATGTAGAAGAAGTTAAGGTGGAATGGGGAAAACCCTTAGACCCCGCAGTATTTGCTGAAAAACTCCAAGCAGATACGCAAAAGCAAATCAAAGCCGTAATCATTACCCACAGCGAAACCTCGACGGGTGTGTTGAATGACCTAGAAACCATCAACCGCCACGTTAAAGAACACGGTGAAGCTTTAATTATCGTTGATGCGGTGACTAGCTTGGGTGCGTTTAATCTACCCGTGGATGCTTGGGGCTTGGATATCGTCGCCTCCGGTTCCCAAAAAGGTTATATGATTCCGCCCGGATTGGGTTTTGTTTCTGTCAGTGCCAAGGCTTGGGAAGCTTACAAAACTGCGAAGCTACCAAAATATTATTTGGACTTAGGCAAATATCGTAAAGCCACAGCCAAAAATACAACTCCATTTACTCCGCCTGTGAACTTAATTGTAGCGTTACACACCACGTTGCGAATGATGAAAGAGGAAGGCTTGGAGTCAATATTTGCTCGACACGAACGGCTGAAAAATGCTACCCGCGCCGCCATTCAAGGGTTAAATTTACCCCTGTTTGCAGCAGATAGTTCCGCTAGTCCAGCGATTACGGCTGTAGCACCACAGGGAATTGAACCTGATAAGATTCGGTCATTGATGAAAAAACGCTTTGATATTGCCCTAGCAGGTGGTCAAGACCATTTGAGCAATAAAATTTTCCGTATTGGTCACTTGGGTTTTGTGAGCGATCGCGATATCCTTAGCTGCATAGCATCTTTAGAAGTTATCCTCACAGAACTTGGCTACGAAGACTTTACCCCTGGTTCTGGTATAGCAGCAGCAGTTAAAGTGTTTAGTCAGTCCTGA
- a CDS encoding DUF5615 family PIN-like protein → MARFYADEQFPFPVVELLRALGHDVLTVQEAENADQGIPDEEVLAFAISQERSILTINRVDFIRLHRRDSNHFGIFVCTNNRNWEQFAARIDEAVATEEPLQGKLIRVVRPVT, encoded by the coding sequence ATGGCACGGTTTTACGCAGATGAGCAGTTTCCCTTTCCAGTTGTGGAATTATTACGCGCTTTGGGGCATGATGTTTTGACAGTTCAAGAAGCAGAAAATGCAGACCAAGGTATACCTGATGAGGAAGTGCTAGCATTTGCCATAAGTCAAGAACGCTCAATATTAACTATCAACAGAGTTGATTTTATCCGTTTGCATCGTCGTGATTCTAACCACTTCGGTATTTTTGTTTGCACGAATAATCGTAATTGGGAACAATTTGCAGCACGGATAGATGAGGCTGTGGCAACAGAAGAACCTTTGCAAGGAAAACTAATTCGTGTGGTACGTCCAGTCACTTAA
- a CDS encoding DUF433 domain-containing protein — protein MTLKELEQQLLALSPGEKLQAIQLLAQSLANNWQGIEKTPRVCGGEARIAKTRIPVWVLVEARGLGYSDADLLTSYPTITATDLANAWVYAEAHPNEIELAIERNEVA, from the coding sequence GTGACACTAAAAGAGTTAGAACAACAACTGCTTGCCCTCAGTCCTGGTGAAAAATTGCAGGCTATACAGTTACTTGCTCAAAGTCTCGCCAACAATTGGCAAGGAATTGAAAAAACTCCTAGAGTCTGTGGTGGAGAGGCTCGCATCGCTAAAACTCGTATTCCCGTTTGGGTACTTGTGGAAGCTCGCGGTCTTGGATATAGTGATGCTGACCTTTTGACGAGCTATCCAACTATTACAGCTACAGATTTAGCTAATGCTTGGGTATATGCAGAAGCTCATCCCAATGAAATCGAATTGGCAATTGAGCGTAATGAGGTAGCCTAA
- the leuS gene encoding leucine--tRNA ligase, which yields MDSRYNPAAIEEKWQKTWVELGLDKTPTVSNKPKFYALSMFPYPSGSLHMGHVRNYTITDVIARLKRMQGYRVIHPMGWDAFGLPAENAAIDRGVPPAKWTYQNMAQMRQQLQRLGLSIDWECELATCSPDYYKWTQWIFLQFLQAGLAYQKEAAVNWDPIDQTVLANEQVDNEGRSWRSGAIVERKLLRQWFFKITEYAEELLNDLHKLTGWPERVKSMQANWIGKSTGAYLEFPIIGIDEKIGVYTTRPDTVYGVSYLVLAPEHPLTKRVTTKEQQAAVEAFIKEVSRQSELERTADDKPKRGIPTGGKAINPFTGEEVPIWIADYVLYEYGTGAVMGVPAHDVRDFKFAKNYDLPVDFVIVSPDDVAGFDLTPTSDIDEVTQLIQIEYNQAYTEPGILINSGAFTGMTSTDAKQAIIEYAEQQGFGKVRVQYRLRDWLISRQRYWGAPIPVIHCPNCGIVPVPDKDLPVQLPEEVEFTGRGGSPLTQLESWVNVPCPTCGTPAKRETDTMDTFIDSSWYFLRFPDAKNEQQVFDSSKINDWMPVDQYVGGIEHAILHLLYSRFFTKVLRDRGLLNFDEPFQRLLTQGMVQGLTYLNPNKGGKDKWIASNLVNSADPRDPQTGEPLQRLYATMSKSKGNGVAPEDVISKYGVDTARMFILFKAPPEKDLEWDEADVEGQFRFLNRVWRLVTDYIAAGVSRKKPQSDLTKVEKELRRAIHTAIQAVTEDVEDEYQFNTAISELMKLSNALTDADGKNSRIYAEGIWTLVVLLAPFAPHIADELWHLLGESDSVHTQTWPSFDPAALVADEITLVIQVMGKTRGSIQVPAQADKAALEKYARESEIAQRYIEGKEIKKVIVVPGKLVNFVVS from the coding sequence GTGGATTCCCGATATAACCCAGCAGCAATTGAGGAAAAATGGCAAAAAACATGGGTAGAACTTGGCTTAGATAAGACACCGACAGTTAGCAATAAGCCAAAATTCTACGCTCTTTCCATGTTCCCTTATCCATCGGGCAGCCTACACATGGGTCACGTCCGTAATTATACGATTACCGATGTGATTGCCCGCCTCAAGCGAATGCAGGGGTATCGGGTAATACACCCAATGGGTTGGGATGCCTTTGGCTTGCCAGCAGAAAACGCCGCTATTGATCGTGGTGTACCACCAGCCAAGTGGACTTATCAGAATATGGCTCAGATGCGGCAACAATTGCAGCGTCTTGGTTTATCCATTGATTGGGAATGCGAACTTGCTACCTGTTCGCCAGATTATTACAAATGGACACAATGGATTTTCTTGCAGTTTTTGCAAGCAGGATTAGCTTATCAAAAAGAAGCAGCAGTAAACTGGGACCCTATCGATCAAACTGTACTAGCAAATGAGCAAGTTGATAACGAAGGACGTTCTTGGCGGAGTGGGGCAATAGTTGAGCGCAAATTATTACGCCAGTGGTTTTTCAAGATTACCGAATACGCCGAAGAATTGCTTAATGACTTACATAAATTGACAGGTTGGCCGGAACGCGTCAAGTCAATGCAGGCAAACTGGATTGGCAAATCTACAGGCGCTTACTTAGAATTTCCCATCATTGGGATAGATGAAAAAATTGGAGTGTACACCACACGCCCAGATACCGTTTATGGTGTCAGCTATCTAGTGTTAGCACCAGAACATCCTTTAACAAAACGCGTCACTACAAAAGAACAACAAGCAGCGGTAGAAGCCTTTATTAAAGAGGTTTCCCGTCAAAGTGAGTTGGAACGTACTGCTGACGACAAACCTAAACGGGGTATCCCCACAGGTGGTAAGGCAATTAACCCATTTACAGGAGAAGAAGTGCCGATTTGGATTGCTGACTATGTACTGTACGAGTATGGTACTGGAGCAGTAATGGGTGTACCAGCACACGATGTCCGGGATTTTAAGTTTGCCAAAAATTACGATTTGCCAGTTGATTTTGTCATCGTTTCCCCAGATGATGTTGCAGGTTTTGACTTAACCCCAACATCAGACATTGATGAAGTCACACAACTCATTCAAATTGAATACAACCAGGCATACACGGAACCAGGAATTTTAATTAATTCTGGGGCTTTTACTGGTATGACTTCCACAGATGCTAAACAAGCAATCATTGAATACGCCGAACAACAAGGTTTTGGTAAAGTGCGGGTGCAATATCGCTTGCGGGATTGGTTGATTTCGCGGCAGCGTTACTGGGGCGCACCAATACCTGTAATTCACTGTCCTAACTGTGGGATAGTACCAGTTCCTGATAAAGATTTGCCAGTACAGTTGCCAGAAGAGGTGGAATTTACTGGACGTGGCGGTTCACCTTTGACTCAGTTGGAAAGTTGGGTAAATGTACCTTGTCCAACTTGTGGCACTCCAGCGAAGCGGGAAACGGACACGATGGATACTTTTATTGATTCCTCGTGGTATTTCTTGCGGTTTCCTGACGCTAAGAATGAACAACAGGTTTTTGATTCCAGTAAAATAAACGACTGGATGCCAGTTGACCAGTATGTGGGTGGGATTGAACACGCGATTTTACATTTGTTGTATTCGCGGTTCTTTACTAAGGTTCTGCGGGACAGAGGCTTGTTAAATTTTGATGAACCCTTCCAACGCTTGTTAACACAAGGTATGGTGCAGGGTTTAACTTATCTAAATCCTAATAAGGGTGGTAAAGATAAATGGATTGCTTCTAATCTGGTTAATTCAGCCGACCCGCGCGACCCCCAGACAGGTGAACCGTTGCAACGTCTCTATGCCACCATGTCTAAATCAAAGGGCAACGGTGTAGCGCCAGAAGATGTAATTTCCAAATATGGTGTAGATACAGCGCGGATGTTCATTTTGTTTAAAGCGCCGCCAGAAAAAGATTTGGAATGGGATGAAGCCGACGTGGAAGGACAATTCCGCTTCTTAAATCGGGTTTGGCGTTTGGTGACAGATTATATTGCTGCTGGGGTATCCCGTAAAAAACCCCAATCTGATTTAACTAAGGTAGAAAAGGAATTGCGGCGGGCGATTCACACGGCGATTCAAGCGGTGACAGAAGATGTGGAAGACGAATATCAATTCAACACCGCTATTTCAGAATTAATGAAGTTGAGTAATGCCTTAACTGATGCTGACGGCAAAAATTCACGAATTTACGCAGAAGGTATTTGGACTTTGGTGGTTTTACTAGCACCATTTGCACCACATATTGCTGATGAATTGTGGCATTTATTGGGTGAAAGTGATTCAGTTCATACTCAAACTTGGCCATCATTTGACCCGGCTGCTTTAGTAGCTGATGAAATCACTTTAGTGATTCAAGTTATGGGTAAAACTCGCGGCTCGATTCAAGTACCAGCACAAGCAGATAAAGCAGCGTTGGAAAAATATGCTCGTGAATCAGAAATTGCCCAGCGTTACATCGAAGGCAAAGAGATTAAAAAGGTAATTGTGGTGCCTGGAAAGTTGGTGAACTTTGTAGTTAGCTAA
- a CDS encoding gamma-glutamylcyclotransferase — MVESNIKLSDLVRVFVYGALKPGEANYKRYCAGKVFDVKIALVQGKLFSLPMGYPAMTLGDSQVYGYLLSFSHPKILNELDVLEDYQPNRQTPENLYNRQIIEVYEPQSLSYSWAWVYLMTLQEVDQLGGFLQPGGWWSGCGITPKSSYQL, encoded by the coding sequence ATGGTTGAATCAAATATAAAATTGTCTGATTTGGTGCGGGTTTTTGTCTACGGCGCGCTCAAACCAGGTGAAGCTAACTATAAAAGATACTGTGCTGGCAAAGTCTTTGATGTCAAAATAGCTCTTGTACAAGGCAAATTATTTTCTCTGCCAATGGGCTACCCAGCGATGACGCTAGGGGATAGCCAAGTTTACGGATATTTACTTTCTTTTTCCCACCCAAAGATTTTAAATGAGCTAGATGTGCTGGAAGATTACCAGCCCAATAGACAAACGCCAGAAAACCTCTATAATCGACAAATTATCGAGGTTTATGAGCCACAGTCGCTCTCTTATAGTTGGGCTTGGGTTTATTTAATGACTTTACAGGAAGTCGATCAATTAGGCGGTTTCCTCCAACCTGGGGGCTGGTGGAGCGGCTGTGGTATAACCCCAAAGTCCAGTTATCAACTGTAA
- a CDS encoding zf-HC2 domain-containing protein produces MTTDSQFYDRSPLQLPQDLSDGMAKHTNESTGLMDMVKRDRFELLSAYLDGEVTATERRQVEEWLANDASVQCLYARLLKLRQGLRTLPVPAAQQSPEETVQQVLSRLRRRSRLNWMVGSAAVAACAIGAISGLVGGGSMVQQLAQRPQRVPIQTSSASIVPPSPLMVGLNNPVIEIPKAAVASPENSIYQVQPQGHDPKQDIN; encoded by the coding sequence ATGACTACTGATTCTCAGTTTTACGACCGTTCTCCTTTGCAACTTCCTCAAGATTTGTCAGATGGAATGGCCAAGCATACCAATGAATCAACGGGTCTTATGGATATGGTGAAGCGCGATCGCTTCGAGTTATTGAGTGCTTACCTCGATGGTGAAGTCACAGCCACCGAACGTAGGCAAGTAGAAGAATGGCTGGCAAATGATGCCTCGGTTCAGTGTTTGTATGCCCGACTGTTAAAACTGCGCCAAGGCTTGCGGACGCTCCCAGTGCCAGCAGCCCAACAGTCGCCAGAAGAGACAGTTCAGCAAGTATTGTCACGTTTGCGCCGCCGCTCCCGTTTAAACTGGATGGTGGGGAGTGCAGCCGTTGCTGCTTGTGCGATCGGTGCAATATCTGGCTTAGTAGGTGGTGGTTCGATGGTGCAACAACTAGCACAACGACCACAAAGAGTACCGATACAAACGTCCTCAGCGTCTATAGTTCCCCCTTCGCCGCTGATGGTGGGGCTAAATAACCCGGTAATTGAAATTCCGAAAGCAGCAGTAGCCTCTCCAGAAAATTCAATTTATCAGGTACAGCCGCAAGGACACGACCCCAAACAGGACATAAACTAA
- a CDS encoding sigma-70 family RNA polymerase sigma factor, with protein sequence MSQSITVSWSTVDAKYPEASVQVDKLPNHDLILRCQAGLRPDRVAFAELLRRYQSQVDRVLYHLAPDWPDRADLAQEVWIRVYRNINRLQEPAKFRGWLSRIATNLFYDELRKRKRVMSPLSLDAPRSLEDGEMDWEIAGDTPGPEEELTTREFYEQLREAIADLPEVFRTTIVLREIEGMAYEEIAEITGVSLGTVKSRIARARSRLQAHLQNYLDS encoded by the coding sequence ATGAGTCAATCGATTACTGTATCCTGGTCAACGGTTGATGCAAAGTATCCAGAAGCATCAGTGCAAGTTGACAAACTCCCTAACCACGATTTAATTTTGCGCTGTCAAGCCGGACTGCGACCAGATCGTGTTGCTTTTGCGGAACTATTACGCCGCTATCAAAGTCAAGTCGATCGAGTTCTATACCACCTGGCTCCAGATTGGCCTGATAGAGCCGATTTGGCTCAAGAAGTTTGGATTCGAGTGTATCGGAATATTAACCGATTACAAGAGCCTGCTAAATTTCGGGGCTGGTTAAGCCGCATTGCCACCAATTTGTTTTACGACGAGTTACGGAAACGCAAGCGGGTTATGAGTCCTTTGTCACTGGATGCTCCCCGTTCCTTAGAGGACGGGGAGATGGATTGGGAAATCGCTGGTGATACCCCAGGTCCTGAAGAAGAACTGACAACTAGAGAATTTTACGAGCAATTACGGGAAGCGATCGCGGATTTACCAGAAGTTTTTCGTACTACCATTGTCCTCAGAGAAATCGAAGGCATGGCTTATGAAGAAATTGCCGAAATCACTGGAGTTTCTCTAGGAACTGTGAAGTCCAGAATAGCCAGAGCTAGATCGAGGCTGCAAGCCCACTTGCAGAATTATCTAGACTCTTAA
- a CDS encoding L,D-transpeptidase — MKKSQIIKKNLVKTTTRRASKLKPSTIKPQTKPQIIKNNVAKASDLPTQTRLVAQVERQNPVADSWPKGLWSQASAQQVPSSRLANVKTQVVVDLSDRRTYVYAGDEVIASYPIAIGKKGWETPTGSFQVIHMRHYPIWRHPITGKVFEAGTDSPLGDRWIGFWSDGRNEIGFHGTPDVDLVGTAVSHGCLRMRNSDVRLLYEQVSLGTTVLVRD, encoded by the coding sequence ATTAAGAAGTCGCAAATAATTAAGAAGAATCTAGTTAAAACAACTACTCGTAGGGCTTCTAAACTCAAGCCTTCTACCATTAAGCCTCAAACTAAGCCCCAAATTATTAAGAATAATGTAGCTAAAGCAAGCGACCTCCCAACTCAGACGCGGCTGGTGGCGCAAGTAGAAAGACAAAATCCAGTTGCAGATAGTTGGCCAAAAGGTTTGTGGTCTCAGGCTTCAGCCCAACAAGTACCATCTAGTAGGCTGGCAAATGTCAAGACGCAGGTGGTGGTTGATTTAAGCGATCGGCGGACTTATGTATACGCAGGAGATGAGGTGATAGCCAGCTACCCGATTGCTATCGGCAAGAAGGGTTGGGAAACGCCCACAGGTTCTTTCCAGGTGATCCACATGCGACACTATCCAATTTGGCGTCACCCGATTACTGGTAAAGTATTTGAGGCTGGTACGGATAGTCCCTTGGGAGATAGATGGATTGGTTTTTGGTCAGATGGACGGAATGAAATTGGCTTTCATGGCACGCCGGATGTTGACCTGGTAGGAACAGCTGTATCCCACGGCTGCTTAAGAATGCGTAATTCTGATGTCCGATTGTTATATGAGCAAGTAAGTTTAGGGACAACAGTTTTAGTCCGTGATTAA
- a CDS encoding late competence development ComFB family protein, producing the protein MSIEKIVEQALQDGYLTPAMEAEVGRICDNASELSIEEYMALDRLMGALLTGEVVAVPRKQFINVMEELVLTEAIARVAEIEATSESSLDVGDIAAYALNRLPPLYATTEEGANFQRQTAQAQLQDLISQQISEAINRYLDRPNFFPERQALGKNTGNEVVRQVSALLQTYAPNFEQKL; encoded by the coding sequence ATGAGTATCGAAAAAATTGTAGAACAAGCTCTCCAAGATGGTTATTTGACACCAGCAATGGAAGCAGAAGTCGGTAGAATCTGTGATAACGCCTCGGAACTCTCAATTGAAGAGTATATGGCGTTGGATCGGCTGATGGGTGCGCTATTGACTGGTGAGGTAGTGGCGGTACCTCGCAAACAATTCATTAACGTTATGGAAGAATTGGTGCTGACAGAAGCGATCGCACGAGTCGCAGAAATTGAAGCCACCAGCGAAAGTTCTTTAGATGTCGGAGATATTGCCGCTTACGCTCTCAATCGGCTACCGCCTTTATATGCTACCACAGAAGAAGGTGCTAACTTCCAGCGCCAAACGGCTCAGGCACAGCTGCAAGACTTAATTTCTCAACAAATAAGTGAGGCGATTAACCGTTATCTCGATCGACCCAATTTCTTCCCAGAACGTCAAGCCTTGGGTAAAAATACTGGTAACGAGGTTGTGCGCCAAGTCAGTGCTTTACTCCAAACATACGCACCTAACTTTGAGCAAAAATTATAA
- a CDS encoding DevA family ABC transporter ATP-binding protein — MTSKPVISIKNLDHHFGHGSLRKQVLCNINLEINAGEIIIMTGPSGSGKTTLLTLVGGLRSAQSGSLRVLGRELYGANAEQLVQARRRNGYIFQAHNLHGSLTALQNVKMALELHKHLGLKKMRARSAQMLEQVGLGNHLHYYPDKLSGGQKQRIAIARALVSHPQIILADEPTAALDSQSGRDVVNLMQKLAKEQGCTILMVTHDNRILDIADRIVQMEDGKFKSKVILSA; from the coding sequence ATGACTAGCAAACCCGTCATCTCTATTAAAAATCTCGACCACCACTTTGGTCACGGCTCACTCCGCAAGCAAGTTTTATGTAACATCAACTTAGAGATTAACGCTGGTGAAATTATTATCATGACTGGGCCCTCTGGTTCTGGAAAGACTACCTTGCTGACCTTAGTGGGTGGGTTGCGTTCTGCCCAATCTGGTAGCTTGCGAGTGTTGGGACGAGAACTTTATGGTGCGAACGCTGAACAATTAGTGCAAGCACGACGCCGTAATGGTTATATTTTCCAAGCACATAACTTGCATGGTAGTTTGACGGCACTCCAAAACGTCAAAATGGCTTTAGAATTGCACAAGCATCTTGGGTTAAAAAAGATGCGAGCTAGGTCAGCCCAAATGTTAGAGCAAGTAGGATTAGGAAATCATTTGCATTATTACCCTGATAAACTGTCTGGAGGGCAAAAACAAAGAATAGCGATCGCTCGTGCTTTAGTCAGTCATCCTCAAATAATCCTTGCGGATGAACCCACCGCCGCCCTTGACAGTCAATCGGGACGAGATGTAGTCAACCTCATGCAAAAACTCGCAAAAGAACAAGGTTGTACCATCTTGATGGTTACTCATGACAACCGCATCCTAGACATTGCCGATCGCATCGTTCAGATGGAAGATGGCAAATTCAAGTCAAAAGTAATACTATCAGCCTAA
- the devC gene encoding ABC transporter permease DevC: protein MGLLKQLRRRTPLGWLQLNHEKSRLLVALSGIAFADLLMFMQLGFQTALYDSNTRLHRSLQADIVLTSPQARNLPSLSTFSRRRLYQAMDIPGVKSAQAMYFNNTIWKNPQTHRETGVLVIGFNPDKPAFDLPDVNQQLQAIKLPDTVLFDRGARGDYQKAIAQIDQGKTLTAEIERRTITISGLFQVGASFGFDGNLITSDQNFLRLFSGRQSSSVSLGLIVLKPGYEPKKVAAMLKAYLKDDVRVFTHAEFIEFENNFWRTNSPIGFIFSLGVSMGFVVGVIIVYQVLSTDVNAHVREYATFKAMGYRNYYLLGVVFEESLILAALGFFPGLGVSLVLYQLTRSATNLPMYMTAIRALQVLVLTIIMCTISGAIATRKLQATDPADMF, encoded by the coding sequence ATGGGATTGCTCAAACAACTGCGACGGCGAACCCCTCTAGGATGGCTGCAACTAAATCATGAAAAAAGCCGTCTTTTAGTGGCATTATCAGGCATTGCCTTTGCGGATCTTCTGATGTTCATGCAGCTAGGTTTTCAGACTGCGCTATATGACAGTAACACCAGACTACATCGCAGTTTGCAAGCAGACATTGTTTTAACCAGTCCCCAAGCCCGTAATTTACCAAGCTTGTCTACATTTTCTCGTCGGCGACTTTACCAAGCAATGGATATACCAGGGGTGAAGTCAGCCCAAGCAATGTATTTCAACAACACAATCTGGAAGAATCCCCAAACGCATCGGGAGACGGGGGTGTTAGTTATTGGTTTTAACCCAGATAAGCCAGCCTTTGATTTACCAGATGTTAATCAGCAATTGCAAGCGATCAAACTACCCGATACCGTCTTGTTCGATCGTGGTGCAAGAGGAGATTATCAAAAAGCGATCGCTCAAATTGACCAAGGTAAAACCCTGACTGCCGAAATTGAAAGGCGCACAATTACCATTAGTGGCTTATTCCAAGTTGGGGCTTCCTTTGGCTTTGATGGCAACCTGATTACCAGCGATCAAAATTTTTTGCGGCTATTTTCTGGGCGACAGTCCAGTAGTGTCAGTCTAGGTTTGATTGTTCTGAAACCAGGCTATGAACCGAAAAAAGTAGCCGCAATGCTCAAAGCCTACCTCAAAGATGATGTCAGAGTATTCACCCACGCTGAATTTATTGAATTTGAGAACAATTTCTGGAGAACAAATTCCCCAATTGGGTTTATCTTCAGCCTGGGTGTATCGATGGGGTTTGTGGTGGGCGTGATAATCGTTTATCAAGTCCTCTCCACCGATGTTAATGCCCACGTTCGAGAATACGCCACCTTCAAAGCAATGGGATATCGCAATTACTACTTGCTAGGTGTGGTGTTTGAAGAATCGTTGATATTAGCAGCACTGGGCTTTTTCCCCGGATTAGGAGTGTCCTTAGTGCTTTACCAACTGACTCGCAGTGCCACAAATTTGCCTATGTACATGACTGCGATTCGGGCATTGCAGGTATTAGTACTGACCATCATTATGTGTACCATTTCTGGTGCGATCGCTACCCGCAAACTCCAAGCCACCGATCCTGCTGATATGTTTTAA
- a CDS encoding ABC exporter membrane fusion protein, which produces MVRNSKLGYRRFPKSILRPSVAIGIIASLLIGGISFYIVKRWQNYANPEAQVPATQLPQLTTVTALGRLEPQGKIIKLSAAVSAEGSRVEKLLVKEGDRVKTGQAIAILNSRDRLQAAFKEAQEQVKVAQANLNRIQAGAKRGEIAAQKAAIARLEAERQGDINAQAATIERFQAEVRNAQAEDERYQQLYQQGAISASQRDSKRLNLETAQKSLQEAQAQLNRTQSTSQQQVKQATATLDEIAEVRGVDVEAAKAEVNRAVAAMNLAKVNLEQAEVRSPQNGQVFEIHTHPGELVSNDGIADIGQTSQMYVIAEVYESDIGKVHSGQQVRIFGDNLPIELQGIVDRKGLQVRRQNVINTDPVSNIDNRVVEVHIRLDETSSQKAATLTNMQVKAVIEL; this is translated from the coding sequence ATGGTGCGAAACTCAAAGCTAGGGTACAGAAGGTTCCCTAAGTCTATTCTGCGTCCATCCGTTGCTATAGGTATAATTGCATCTTTATTGATTGGCGGAATAAGTTTTTATATAGTAAAACGCTGGCAAAATTATGCAAATCCAGAGGCACAAGTACCAGCAACACAATTACCACAGTTAACAACGGTAACGGCTTTAGGACGACTCGAACCACAGGGCAAGATAATTAAACTCTCTGCTGCGGTGTCTGCGGAAGGAAGTCGGGTAGAAAAGTTGTTAGTAAAGGAGGGGGATAGGGTAAAAACAGGACAAGCGATCGCAATTTTGAACAGCCGCGATCGCCTCCAAGCAGCATTTAAAGAGGCACAAGAACAAGTAAAAGTAGCCCAGGCAAACCTAAACCGCATCCAAGCAGGTGCTAAACGCGGTGAAATTGCCGCCCAAAAAGCTGCGATCGCTCGTCTAGAAGCCGAACGCCAAGGTGATATTAATGCCCAAGCCGCGACAATTGAGCGATTTCAAGCCGAAGTGCGTAACGCCCAAGCAGAAGACGAACGTTATCAGCAACTATATCAACAGGGCGCAATTTCCGCTTCTCAACGGGATAGTAAGCGTTTAAACTTGGAAACCGCCCAAAAAAGCTTGCAAGAAGCCCAAGCACAGTTAAACCGTACCCAATCAACTAGTCAGCAACAAGTTAAACAAGCCACAGCAACACTCGATGAAATCGCTGAAGTGCGCGGAGTGGATGTAGAAGCAGCTAAAGCAGAAGTCAATCGTGCTGTAGCAGCTATGAATTTGGCAAAAGTCAATCTTGAACAGGCAGAGGTGCGATCGCCCCAAAATGGACAGGTATTTGAGATCCATACTCATCCTGGGGAATTAGTCTCAAATGATGGCATTGCAGATATTGGGCAAACCAGCCAGATGTATGTCATCGCCGAAGTCTACGAAAGCGATATCGGCAAAGTACATTCAGGGCAGCAAGTGCGAATCTTTGGTGATAACCTCCCGATTGAATTGCAGGGAATCGTAGATCGCAAAGGTTTACAAGTGCGACGACAGAATGTCATTAACACAGATCCCGTCAGCAATATCGACAACAGAGTAGTAGAAGTCCACATCCGACTAGATGAAACTTCCAGCCAAAAAGCCGCCACCTTAACCAATATGCAAGTTAAGGCAGTAATTGAATTGTGA